The following coding sequences lie in one Kamptonema formosum PCC 6407 genomic window:
- a CDS encoding polyribonucleotide nucleotidyltransferase yields the protein MVDIDRSISFDGRDIRLKIGLLAPQAGGAVLIQSGDTSVLVTATRAQGREGIDFLPLLVDYEERLYAGGKIPGGFLRREGRPPEKVTLTGRLIDRPLRPLFPSWLRDDIQVVATTLSMDEEVPPDVLAVTGASVAVLLAKMPFYGPMAAVRVGLVGDDFIINPTYKEIKTGELDLVVAGSPDGVIMVEAGANQLPERDIIEAIDFGYEAASDLIQAQREIMAELGIELIREERPETDPTLENFIRDRAEAPIKQILSQFELDKKARDTALDEVKAAAVVAAIAELAEDDPVRVAAGVDSKAIANVFKDVTKKLMRRQIVEDGVRVDGRKLDEVRPVSCRVSVLPSRVHGSSLFNRGLTQVMSAVTLGTPGDAQDLGDDLHPQDEKRYLHHYNFPPYSVGETRPMRSPGRREIGHGALAERAILPVLPPQADFPYVIRVVSEVLSSNGSTSMGSVCASTLALMDAGVPLIQPVSGAAMGLIKEGDEVRILTDIQGIEDFLGDMDFKVAGTDTGITALQMDMKISGLPLQVIAEAIHKAKPARLHILEKMLSTIDKPRTTMSPFAPRLLTLKIEPEFIGLVIGPGGKTIKAITEETGVKIDIDDDGTVTIAGNDSERAARAYNIIQGMTRKLNAGDVYVGRVTRIIPIGAFVEILPGKEGMIHISQLADYRVGKVEDELAVADEVIVKVREIDNKGRINLTRLNIHPDEAAAARER from the coding sequence ATGGTAGATATAGACAGGTCAATATCCTTTGATGGACGGGATATTAGGCTGAAGATTGGCTTACTAGCACCGCAGGCAGGAGGTGCTGTTTTGATCCAGTCGGGAGACACCTCGGTTTTAGTCACAGCTACCCGCGCACAGGGTCGAGAAGGGATTGATTTCTTGCCCCTGCTGGTAGATTACGAAGAGAGATTATATGCCGGAGGTAAAATTCCGGGTGGTTTTTTGCGGCGGGAAGGTCGTCCGCCAGAAAAAGTAACTCTCACGGGTCGTTTGATTGACCGTCCGCTGCGGCCGCTGTTTCCAAGCTGGTTGCGGGACGACATTCAGGTTGTGGCTACAACGCTCTCGATGGACGAGGAAGTGCCGCCGGATGTGCTGGCGGTGACGGGGGCTTCAGTGGCGGTGCTGCTGGCAAAGATGCCGTTTTACGGCCCGATGGCGGCGGTGCGCGTAGGTTTGGTGGGTGATGATTTTATTATCAACCCAACCTATAAGGAGATTAAGACGGGTGAATTGGATCTGGTGGTAGCGGGTTCCCCCGACGGGGTGATCATGGTGGAAGCGGGTGCTAACCAGTTACCAGAGCGGGATATTATTGAGGCCATTGATTTTGGTTACGAGGCTGCGTCTGATTTGATTCAGGCTCAGCGGGAAATCATGGCGGAGTTGGGGATTGAGTTGATACGGGAGGAGAGGCCGGAAACAGACCCGACGCTGGAGAATTTTATCCGCGATCGCGCCGAAGCTCCGATCAAACAAATTCTATCTCAATTTGAGTTAGATAAAAAAGCTCGCGATACCGCCTTAGATGAGGTGAAGGCAGCAGCGGTGGTAGCTGCGATCGCAGAACTTGCCGAAGACGATCCCGTGCGCGTAGCCGCAGGTGTTGATAGCAAAGCGATCGCTAATGTCTTCAAAGATGTCACCAAAAAGCTGATGCGCCGCCAAATCGTCGAAGACGGCGTGCGCGTGGACGGCCGCAAGCTAGACGAAGTGCGCCCAGTGTCCTGTCGCGTCAGCGTATTGCCCTCACGAGTTCACGGGAGTTCGCTGTTTAATCGCGGCTTAACTCAAGTGATGTCTGCTGTCACTCTCGGAACTCCGGGAGATGCCCAGGACTTGGGAGATGACTTACACCCCCAAGACGAAAAGCGCTATTTGCATCACTATAACTTCCCCCCTTACTCTGTCGGAGAAACCAGACCGATGCGATCGCCCGGACGACGGGAAATCGGTCACGGAGCCCTAGCAGAACGGGCAATCCTCCCCGTATTGCCTCCGCAAGCAGATTTCCCCTATGTAATCCGGGTAGTTTCAGAAGTCCTTTCCTCCAACGGTTCCACCTCAATGGGTTCCGTTTGCGCCTCGACGCTAGCATTAATGGACGCAGGCGTTCCCCTGATCCAACCTGTAAGCGGCGCGGCGATGGGATTAATTAAAGAAGGCGATGAAGTCCGCATCCTCACAGACATTCAGGGGATTGAAGACTTCTTAGGCGACATGGACTTTAAAGTAGCGGGCACCGATACCGGGATTACAGCTTTGCAGATGGACATGAAAATATCTGGTTTACCCTTACAGGTAATCGCAGAAGCCATCCACAAAGCCAAACCCGCGCGGCTGCACATTTTAGAGAAAATGCTCTCTACCATTGACAAACCGCGCACAACGATGTCACCCTTCGCGCCTCGCCTGCTGACGCTGAAGATTGAACCCGAATTCATCGGTTTAGTTATCGGCCCAGGTGGTAAAACCATTAAAGCCATCACCGAAGAAACAGGCGTAAAAATTGACATTGACGACGACGGCACTGTAACGATCGCAGGTAACGATAGTGAAAGAGCCGCTCGCGCCTACAATATTATCCAAGGCATGACGCGCAAGCTAAATGCTGGAGATGTCTACGTTGGTCGCGTCACCAGGATTATTCCGATCGGTGCTTTTGTCGAGATTTTACCTGGAAAAGAGGGAATGATTCATATTTCCCAATTAGCGGATTACCGCGTAGGTAAAGTCGAAGATGAGTTGGCTGTTGCCGATGAAGTGATCGTGAAAGTGCGGGAGATTGACAACAAAGGCCGGATTAATTTAACGCGCTTGAACATTCACCCAGATGAAGCCGCCGCCGCCCGCGAGCGATAA